The proteins below are encoded in one region of Oncorhynchus clarkii lewisi isolate Uvic-CL-2024 chromosome 33, UVic_Ocla_1.0, whole genome shotgun sequence:
- the LOC139392831 gene encoding shaker-related potassium channel tsha2-like — protein MTVVPRENHDETVALTALSQDVFDPADQRTDQECCERVVINISGLLFETQLKTLAHFPTTLLGDPRKRMRFFDPLRNEYFFDRNRPSFDAILYYYQSGGRLRRPVNVPLDIFMEEIKFYQLGEDVIENFKEDEGFIKEEEKPLPDNEFQRQVWLLFEYPESSGPARGIAIVSVLVILISIVIFCLETLPEFRDEKEKHWDTELALNGTNSSKKPNPFTDPFFIVETLCIIWFSFELFVRFLACPSKPAFFKNMMNTIDIVAIMPYFITLGLELAEHQGNGQQAMSLAILRVIRLVRVFRIFKLSRHSKGLQILGQTLKASMRELGLLIFFLFIGVILFSSAVYFAETDDPDSGFSSIPDAFWWAVVSMTTVGYGDMCPVTIGGKIVGSLCAIAGVLTIALPVPVIVSNFNYFYHRETEHEEQFQYTHVTCGQQQQPSFGELKNSDSQPSSLSKSDLIATEDADSIKYTNCSPHKAHCSPHKAYTGKLTNV, from the coding sequence ATGACAGTAGTGCCCAGGGAGAACCACGATGAGACTGTGGCACTAACAGCCCTGTCCCAAGATGTGTTCGACCCGGCGGATCAGCGGACGGACCAGGAGTGCTGTGAGCGCGTGGTCATTAACATCTCCGGGCTGCTCTTTGAAACCCAGCTGAAAACGCTCGCTCACTTCCCCACCACTTTACTGGGGGATCCGAGGAAGAGAATGCGCTTCTTCGACCCTCTGAGGAACGAGTACTTCTTCGACAGGAACCGACCCAGCTTCGACGCCATCCTCTACTACTACCAGTCTGGCGGCCGCCTCCGGAGACCCGTCAACGTACCCCTGGACATATTTATGGAGGAGATCAAATTTTACCAATTGGGAGAAGATGTGATCGAGAATTTTAAGGAGGATGAGGGATTTATAAAAGAAGAGGAGAAACCGTTGCCAGATAATGAGTTTCAACGACAGGTCTGGCTTCTGTTCGAATACCCGGAGAGTTCGGGACCCGCCAGAGGGATTGCTATTGTCTCTGTTCTGGTGATTTTAATTTCTATTGTCATCTTCTGTTTGGAGACGCTGCCTGAGTTTAGGGATGAAAAGGAGAAACATTGGGACACTGAGCTGGCGTTGAATGGAACTAACAGCTCTAAAAAGCCCAATCCATTCACAGATCCTTTCTTCATAGTGGAGACCTTGTGTATCATCTGGTTCTCCTTCGAGTTGTTCGTCAGGTTCCTAGCCTGCCCCTCCAAGCCTGCTTTTTTCAAAAACATGATGAACACCATCGACATTGTGGCCATCATGCCCTATTTCATCACCCTGGGCTTGGAGTTGGCGGAACACCAAGGCAACGGACAGCAGGCCATGTCTCTGGCCATCCTCAGGGTCATCCGGCTGGTCAGGGTGTTCAGGATCTTCAAGCTGTCCAGACACTCCAAGGGGCTTCAGATATTGGGACAAACCCTCAAAGCCAGTATGAGAGAGTTGGGGCTGCTCATTTTCTTCCTCTTCATCGGAGTCATCCTCTTCTCCAGCGCTGTCTATTTCGCCGAAACCGACGATCCAGACTCCGGTTTCAGCTCGATCCCCGACGCGTTCTGGTGGGCTGTGGTCTCCATGACTACCGTTGGCTACGGGGACATGTGCCCGGTGACCATCGGCGGAAAGATCGTGGGCTCTCTGTGCGCCATAGCCGGTGTGCTCACCATCGCGTTACCGGTCCCGGTCATCGTGTCCAACTTCAACTACTTCTATCACCGGGAGACCGAGCACGAGGAGCAGTTTCAATACACCCACGTGACGTGTGGCCAGCAGCAGCAACCGTCTTTTGGTGAATTAAAGAACAGTGACAGCCAACCATCATCGCTTTCCAAATCGGACTTAATAGCCACGGAGGACGCTGATTCTATCAAATATACCAATTGCAGCCCACACAAAGCGCACTGTAGCCCACACAAAGCGTACACGGGGAAACTCACTAATGTGTGA